One Doryrhamphus excisus isolate RoL2022-K1 chromosome 17, RoL_Dexc_1.0, whole genome shotgun sequence genomic region harbors:
- the scap gene encoding sterol regulatory element-binding protein cleavage-activating protein isoform X2, producing MLNKPNFISQNSKQVFSAEGTRAAPNLRGKLVNLCSSLNGLQGPLHGHHVRPHGRELTPPTRMTLHEQLREKISAAFYRHGLLCATYPVPIILFTSASILTCCYPLLRLPLPGTGPVEFTTGVRDYSVPSHDPVGDLAEWPDWYEGPPVAYIQQVLVKAAVSPWDNSLVPVDVFRSPLGRVFSLLDEIRNHVHTDGSGLRSLESLCLQVTDLLPGLRRMRSVLPEHGCLLISPANYWQNQREIFDSDPNPLKTIQMHEPKGLHTSATLRDLLFGVPGKHTGVSHYNRKRVVTYTITMVLSSYHARFLSSLRSRLKHLHPSNCSLKEERMVHVHFKEEIGVAELIPLVSTYIILFAYIYFSTRKIDLVKSKWGLALAAVVTVLSSLLMSVGLCTLFGLTPTLNGGEIFPYLVVVIGLENVLVLTKSVVSTPVDLEVKLRIAQGLSNESWSIMKNMATELGIILIGYFTFVPAIQEFCLFAVVGLVSDFFLQMFFFTTVLSIDIRRMELVDLHRHMPPPKPGPQRVRPPPRPSPHTINLHTHRPLRPPKRLRLAYFLARTRLAQRIIMVSTVIWIGILVYTDPAGLRTYLAAQVSEQSTLGDPGGGGLNPHLEVAPVFRGGDPTSTLTERWVPDPTPLPENQPQGHPGSEAEPFLQPPPAVPQITWGSGDEEVWRKLSFRHWPSLFSYYNITLAKRYISILPVIPVTLHLSPQEAIDARHPQDTQRPLPPIPKVTDLQTDLTLYKVAALGLAAGVLLVLLLFCLYRVLCPRNYGQRDRRRRRRGELPCDGYGYGPPVSEISPLLLSGHMMDIECLASDGMLLASCCLAGQIRVWDALTGDCLTVIPKLGVSWDASTAAPNLDDSSAGGCDASEEEGHLLRHRSSRFEGHLDMTPLIDINFSPPPCPRTSLPNRGGFDFGSLVATVYRENKSPSPSAYFCPSSPPSTKTVHSRPSLGEAAAPPPVHDMSVVEGSVWAMEFSGTLIAVGRSNGVLELWDGVEGCLCCSNDGGASGITALVFLDNRIVAARLNGSLDFFSVDVNKPLLHLRGELPSARRPSAVVTLFILYSGAAGRGSEDAISCTLTRSVQCAHQKPITVLRAAAGRVVTGSHDHTVRVYRLEDSCCLFTLQGHSGGITAIYIDQTMALASGGQDGAICLWDVLSGNRVHHVYGHRGDVTSLVCTTSCVISSGLEDLICVWDRNTAIKLYSIQQEAGCGASLGLISESLLVTGGLGCVSFWDLNYGDLIQTVYLGPSSDGQGVRQLLVLDNAAIVCDFGSELSLVYVPSVLEKLD from the exons ATGCTAAACAAGCCAAACTTTATCAGCCAAAACAGCAAACAAGTGTTTAGTGCAGAGGGCACGCGTGCCGCACCGAACCTCAGAGGCAAGCTGGTTAACCTTTGCAG CTCCCTGAATGGCTTGCAAGGTCCACTCCACGGCCACCACGTGCGCCCCCATGGCAGGGAGTTGACCCCTCCCACCAGGATGACGCTGCACGAGCAGCTGAGGGAGAAGATCTCGGCGGCCTTCTACCGCCATGGACTGCTGTGTGCCACTTACCCAGTGCCCATCATCCTCTTCACCTCGGCCAGCATCCTCACCTGCTG CTATCCTCTATTGAGGCTCCCCCTGCCTGGGACGGGGCCTGTGGAGTTCACCACCGGGGTGCGAGACTACAGCGTCCCTTCCCATGACCCCGTGGGAGACCTGGCAGAGTGGCCTGACTGG TATGAAGGACCTCCAGTGGCCTACATCCAGCAAGTGTTGGTCAAGGCAGCCGTGTCTCCGTGGGACAACAGCTTGGTGCCAGTGGACGTCTTTCGCTCACCGCTGGGCAGAGTCTTCAGCCTGCTGGATGAGATCCGCAACCACGTGCACACTGACGG CTCTGGTCTTCGCAGTCTGGAGTCCCTGTGCCTCCAGGTAACAGACCTGTTGCCCGGGTTACGGCGGATGCGGTCAGTCCTGCCGGAGCACGGCTGCCTGCTCATCTCTCCCGCCAACTACTGGCAGAACCAACGGGAGATCTTCGACTCGGACCCCAATCCCCTCAAGACCATCCAGATGCATGAACCCAAAGGGCTGCACACGTCTGCCACGCTGAGAG ATCTGCTGTTTGGCGTTCCGGGGAAGCACACAGGTGTGAGTCACTACAACAGGAAGAGGGTGGTGACATATACAATCACAATGGTGCTGTCCAGCTACCACGCAAG GTTCCTCAGCAGCCTTCGGTCTCGTCTGAAGCATCTCCACCCGTCCAACTGCAGCCTGAAGGAGGAGCGCATGGTCCATGTGCACTTCAAGGAGGAGATCGGTGTGGCAGAGCTCATCCCCCTGGTGTCCACATACATCATCCTGTTTGCCTACATCTACTTCTCCACAC GAAAGATCGACCTGGTGAAGTCCAAGTGGGGTCTGGCCCTGGCTGCCGTGGTCACGGTGCTCAGTTCCCTGCTCATGTCTGTGGGGCTGTGCACGCTCTTCGGCCTGACGCCCACACTCAATGGAGG GGAGATCTTCCCGTACCTGGTGGTGGTGATTGGCCTGGAGAATGTCTTGGTCCTCACCAAGTCCGTGGTGTCCACGCCCGTTGACCTGGAGGTCAAGCTACGCATCGCTCAGG GCCTGAGTAACGAGAGCTGGTCCATCATGAAGAACATGGCCACTGAGCTGGGCATCATCCTCATCGGATACTTCACATTCGTGCCAGCAATCCAG GAGTTCTGTTTGTTCGCTGTTGTGGGTCTGGTGTCGGACTTCTTCCTGCAGATGTTCTTCTTCACCACCGTGTTGTCCATTGACATCCGTCGCATGgag CTGGTTGACCTGCACAGGCACATGCCTCCACCCAAGCCCGGCCCACAGCGAGTGCGCCCTCCCCCACGGCCCTCCCCTCACACCATCAACCTGCACACCCATAGGCCCCTGCGCCCCCCCAAGAGGCTTCGACTGGCCTACTTCCTGGCTCGCACGCGCCTGGCTCAACGCATCATCATG GTCAGCACTGTGATCTGGATCGGTATTCTTGTCTATACCGACCCGGCTGGACTTCGCACCTACCTGGCAGCACAGGTATCagagcaaagcactctgggagaTCCCGGAGGCGGAGGCCTGAACCCCCACCTGGAGGTGGCCCCCGTCTTTCGTGGAGGAGATCCCACCAGCACCCTCACTGAGCGTTGGGTGCCAGACCCGACACCGTTACCCGAGAACCAACCACAGGGACACCCTGGCTCCGAGGCGGAGCCCTTCCTGCAGCCTCCACCTGCTGTACCCCAGATCACGTGGGGGTCTGGAGATGAAGAAGTATGGAGGAAGTTGTCTTTCAGACACTGGCCTTCACTCTTCAGCTACTACAACATCACGTTAGCCAAGAG GTACATCAGCATCCTGCCCGTCATCCCGGTCACCCTTCACCTGAGCCCCCAGGAAGCCATCGATGCGCGGCACCCCCAGGACACCCAGCGCCCTCTGCCGCCCATTCCCAAGGTCACGGATCTTCAGACGGACCTGACGCTCTACAA GGTGGCAGCTCTGGGTCTGGCGGCCGGCGTCCTGCTGGTCTTGCTGCTCTTCTGTCTCTACCGGGTTCTTTGCCCACGCAACTACGGTCAGAGGgaccggcggcggcggcgccgaGGGGAACTACCCTGCGACGGCTACGGTTACGGGCCGCCTGTCAGCGAGATCTCGCCGCTCCTACTGAGCGGTCACATGATG GACATCGAGTGTCTGGCCAGTGATGGGATGCTGCTGGCGAGCTGCTGCCTGGCGGGACAGATTCGGGTGTGGGACGCTTTGACGGGGGACTGCCTGACTGTCATCCCCAAGCTCGG CGTTTCCTGGGACGCTTCCACTGCAGCGCCCAACTTGGACGATTCAAGCGCCGGAGGTTGCGATGCCTCAGAGGAGGAGGGCCACCTGTTAAGGCACCGCTCATCTCGCTTCGAAGGCCATCTTGATATGACACCGCTCATCGACATCAACTTCTCCCCGCCACCCTGCCCTCGCACCTCGCTGCCCAACAGGGGGGGCTTTGACTTCGGCAGCCTGGTGGCGACGGTCTACAGGGAGAACAAGTCGCCGTCGCCATCCGCGTACTTCTGTCCCTCCTCGCCACCCTCAACCAAGACGGTCCACAGCCGACCTTCCCTGGGGGAGGCTGCTGCTCCGCCCCCCGTCCATGACATGAGTGTCGTGGAAGGATCAGTGTGGGCCATGGAGTTTAGTGGGACTCTAATTGCTGTGGGGCGGAGCAATGGTGTTTTAGAG CTGTGGGACGGTGTGGAGGGGTGTCTATGCTGCAGCAACGACGGCGGCGCCTCTGGAATCACAGCTCTCGTCTTCCTGGACAACAG AATTGTGGCGGCGCGTCTCAACGGCTCGTTGGATTTCTTCAGCGTCGACGTCAACAAACCTCTACTTCATCTCCGAGGTGAGCTGCCATCCGCACGCCGGCCAAGCGCCGTCGTCACCTTGTTTATCTTGTATTCAGGTGCAGCGGGTCGAGGGTCCGAGGACGCCATCAGTTGCACGCTGACACGCTCGGTGCAGTGTGCTCACCAGAAGCCCATCACGGTGTTGCGAGCCGCCGCCGGCAGGGTGGTCACCGGCAGCCATGATCACACTGTTAGG GTTTACCGTCTGGAGGACTCGTGCTGCCTCTTCACCCTGCAAGGTCATTCGGGGGGGATCACCGCCATTTACATCGACCAG ACCATGGCCCTGGCGAGCGGCGGCCAGGACGGCGCCATCTGCCTGTGGGACGTCCTGAGTGGCAACCGCGTCCACCATGTTTATGGGCACCGTGGCGATGTCACCTCACTGGTGTGCACCACGTCGTGTGTCATCAGCTCGGGACTGGAGGACCTCATCTGTGTTTGGGATCGCAACACGGCAATCAAGCTCTACTCCATCCAGCAG GAAGCGGGCTGCGGCGCCAGTCTGGGTCTCATCTCAGAGTCTCTCCTGGTGACAGGTGGCTTGGGCTGCGTCTCCTTCTGGGACCTCAACTACGGCGACCTCATCCAGACGGTCTACTTGGGTCCGAGCAGTGACGGGCAAGGCGTGCGCCAGCTGCTGGTGCTGGACAATGCCGCCATTGTGTGCGACTTTGGCAGCGAGCTGAGTCTGGTCTATGTGCCCTCAGTACTGGAGAAACTGGATTGA
- the scap gene encoding sterol regulatory element-binding protein cleavage-activating protein isoform X1: MLNKPNFISQNSKQVFSAEGTRAAPNLRGKLVNLCSSLNGLQGPLHGHHVRPHGRELTPPTRMTLHEQLREKISAAFYRHGLLCATYPVPIILFTSASILTCCYPLLRLPLPGTGPVEFTTGVRDYSVPSHDPVGDLAEWPDWYEGPPVAYIQQVLVKAAVSPWDNSLVPVDVFRSPLGRVFSLLDEIRNHVHTDGSGLRSLESLCLQVTDLLPGLRRMRSVLPEHGCLLISPANYWQNQREIFDSDPNPLKTIQMHEPKGLHTSATLRDLLFGVPGKHTGVSHYNRKRVVTYTITMVLSSYHARFLSSLRSRLKHLHPSNCSLKEERMVHVHFKEEIGVAELIPLVSTYIILFAYIYFSTRKIDLVKSKWGLALAAVVTVLSSLLMSVGLCTLFGLTPTLNGGEIFPYLVVVIGLENVLVLTKSVVSTPVDLEVKLRIAQGLSNESWSIMKNMATELGIILIGYFTFVPAIQEFCLFAVVGLVSDFFLQMFFFTTVLSIDIRRMELVDLHRHMPPPKPGPQRVRPPPRPSPHTINLHTHRPLRPPKRLRLAYFLARTRLAQRIIMVSTVIWIGILVYTDPAGLRTYLAAQVSEQSTLGDPGGGGLNPHLEVAPVFRGGDPTSTLTERWVPDPTPLPENQPQGHPGSEAEPFLQPPPAVPQITWGSGDEEVWRKLSFRHWPSLFSYYNITLAKRYISILPVIPVTLHLSPQEAIDARHPQDTQRPLPPIPKVTDLQTDLTLYKVAALGLAAGVLLVLLLFCLYRVLCPRNYGQRDRRRRRRGELPCDGYGYGPPVSEISPLLLSGHMMDIECLASDGMLLASCCLAGQIRVWDALTGDCLTVIPKLGSVSWDASTAAPNLDDSSAGGCDASEEEGHLLRHRSSRFEGHLDMTPLIDINFSPPPCPRTSLPNRGGFDFGSLVATVYRENKSPSPSAYFCPSSPPSTKTVHSRPSLGEAAAPPPVHDMSVVEGSVWAMEFSGTLIAVGRSNGVLELWDGVEGCLCCSNDGGASGITALVFLDNRIVAARLNGSLDFFSVDVNKPLLHLRGELPSARRPSAVVTLFILYSGAAGRGSEDAISCTLTRSVQCAHQKPITVLRAAAGRVVTGSHDHTVRVYRLEDSCCLFTLQGHSGGITAIYIDQTMALASGGQDGAICLWDVLSGNRVHHVYGHRGDVTSLVCTTSCVISSGLEDLICVWDRNTAIKLYSIQQEAGCGASLGLISESLLVTGGLGCVSFWDLNYGDLIQTVYLGPSSDGQGVRQLLVLDNAAIVCDFGSELSLVYVPSVLEKLD, from the exons ATGCTAAACAAGCCAAACTTTATCAGCCAAAACAGCAAACAAGTGTTTAGTGCAGAGGGCACGCGTGCCGCACCGAACCTCAGAGGCAAGCTGGTTAACCTTTGCAG CTCCCTGAATGGCTTGCAAGGTCCACTCCACGGCCACCACGTGCGCCCCCATGGCAGGGAGTTGACCCCTCCCACCAGGATGACGCTGCACGAGCAGCTGAGGGAGAAGATCTCGGCGGCCTTCTACCGCCATGGACTGCTGTGTGCCACTTACCCAGTGCCCATCATCCTCTTCACCTCGGCCAGCATCCTCACCTGCTG CTATCCTCTATTGAGGCTCCCCCTGCCTGGGACGGGGCCTGTGGAGTTCACCACCGGGGTGCGAGACTACAGCGTCCCTTCCCATGACCCCGTGGGAGACCTGGCAGAGTGGCCTGACTGG TATGAAGGACCTCCAGTGGCCTACATCCAGCAAGTGTTGGTCAAGGCAGCCGTGTCTCCGTGGGACAACAGCTTGGTGCCAGTGGACGTCTTTCGCTCACCGCTGGGCAGAGTCTTCAGCCTGCTGGATGAGATCCGCAACCACGTGCACACTGACGG CTCTGGTCTTCGCAGTCTGGAGTCCCTGTGCCTCCAGGTAACAGACCTGTTGCCCGGGTTACGGCGGATGCGGTCAGTCCTGCCGGAGCACGGCTGCCTGCTCATCTCTCCCGCCAACTACTGGCAGAACCAACGGGAGATCTTCGACTCGGACCCCAATCCCCTCAAGACCATCCAGATGCATGAACCCAAAGGGCTGCACACGTCTGCCACGCTGAGAG ATCTGCTGTTTGGCGTTCCGGGGAAGCACACAGGTGTGAGTCACTACAACAGGAAGAGGGTGGTGACATATACAATCACAATGGTGCTGTCCAGCTACCACGCAAG GTTCCTCAGCAGCCTTCGGTCTCGTCTGAAGCATCTCCACCCGTCCAACTGCAGCCTGAAGGAGGAGCGCATGGTCCATGTGCACTTCAAGGAGGAGATCGGTGTGGCAGAGCTCATCCCCCTGGTGTCCACATACATCATCCTGTTTGCCTACATCTACTTCTCCACAC GAAAGATCGACCTGGTGAAGTCCAAGTGGGGTCTGGCCCTGGCTGCCGTGGTCACGGTGCTCAGTTCCCTGCTCATGTCTGTGGGGCTGTGCACGCTCTTCGGCCTGACGCCCACACTCAATGGAGG GGAGATCTTCCCGTACCTGGTGGTGGTGATTGGCCTGGAGAATGTCTTGGTCCTCACCAAGTCCGTGGTGTCCACGCCCGTTGACCTGGAGGTCAAGCTACGCATCGCTCAGG GCCTGAGTAACGAGAGCTGGTCCATCATGAAGAACATGGCCACTGAGCTGGGCATCATCCTCATCGGATACTTCACATTCGTGCCAGCAATCCAG GAGTTCTGTTTGTTCGCTGTTGTGGGTCTGGTGTCGGACTTCTTCCTGCAGATGTTCTTCTTCACCACCGTGTTGTCCATTGACATCCGTCGCATGgag CTGGTTGACCTGCACAGGCACATGCCTCCACCCAAGCCCGGCCCACAGCGAGTGCGCCCTCCCCCACGGCCCTCCCCTCACACCATCAACCTGCACACCCATAGGCCCCTGCGCCCCCCCAAGAGGCTTCGACTGGCCTACTTCCTGGCTCGCACGCGCCTGGCTCAACGCATCATCATG GTCAGCACTGTGATCTGGATCGGTATTCTTGTCTATACCGACCCGGCTGGACTTCGCACCTACCTGGCAGCACAGGTATCagagcaaagcactctgggagaTCCCGGAGGCGGAGGCCTGAACCCCCACCTGGAGGTGGCCCCCGTCTTTCGTGGAGGAGATCCCACCAGCACCCTCACTGAGCGTTGGGTGCCAGACCCGACACCGTTACCCGAGAACCAACCACAGGGACACCCTGGCTCCGAGGCGGAGCCCTTCCTGCAGCCTCCACCTGCTGTACCCCAGATCACGTGGGGGTCTGGAGATGAAGAAGTATGGAGGAAGTTGTCTTTCAGACACTGGCCTTCACTCTTCAGCTACTACAACATCACGTTAGCCAAGAG GTACATCAGCATCCTGCCCGTCATCCCGGTCACCCTTCACCTGAGCCCCCAGGAAGCCATCGATGCGCGGCACCCCCAGGACACCCAGCGCCCTCTGCCGCCCATTCCCAAGGTCACGGATCTTCAGACGGACCTGACGCTCTACAA GGTGGCAGCTCTGGGTCTGGCGGCCGGCGTCCTGCTGGTCTTGCTGCTCTTCTGTCTCTACCGGGTTCTTTGCCCACGCAACTACGGTCAGAGGgaccggcggcggcggcgccgaGGGGAACTACCCTGCGACGGCTACGGTTACGGGCCGCCTGTCAGCGAGATCTCGCCGCTCCTACTGAGCGGTCACATGATG GACATCGAGTGTCTGGCCAGTGATGGGATGCTGCTGGCGAGCTGCTGCCTGGCGGGACAGATTCGGGTGTGGGACGCTTTGACGGGGGACTGCCTGACTGTCATCCCCAAGCTCGG AAGCGTTTCCTGGGACGCTTCCACTGCAGCGCCCAACTTGGACGATTCAAGCGCCGGAGGTTGCGATGCCTCAGAGGAGGAGGGCCACCTGTTAAGGCACCGCTCATCTCGCTTCGAAGGCCATCTTGATATGACACCGCTCATCGACATCAACTTCTCCCCGCCACCCTGCCCTCGCACCTCGCTGCCCAACAGGGGGGGCTTTGACTTCGGCAGCCTGGTGGCGACGGTCTACAGGGAGAACAAGTCGCCGTCGCCATCCGCGTACTTCTGTCCCTCCTCGCCACCCTCAACCAAGACGGTCCACAGCCGACCTTCCCTGGGGGAGGCTGCTGCTCCGCCCCCCGTCCATGACATGAGTGTCGTGGAAGGATCAGTGTGGGCCATGGAGTTTAGTGGGACTCTAATTGCTGTGGGGCGGAGCAATGGTGTTTTAGAG CTGTGGGACGGTGTGGAGGGGTGTCTATGCTGCAGCAACGACGGCGGCGCCTCTGGAATCACAGCTCTCGTCTTCCTGGACAACAG AATTGTGGCGGCGCGTCTCAACGGCTCGTTGGATTTCTTCAGCGTCGACGTCAACAAACCTCTACTTCATCTCCGAGGTGAGCTGCCATCCGCACGCCGGCCAAGCGCCGTCGTCACCTTGTTTATCTTGTATTCAGGTGCAGCGGGTCGAGGGTCCGAGGACGCCATCAGTTGCACGCTGACACGCTCGGTGCAGTGTGCTCACCAGAAGCCCATCACGGTGTTGCGAGCCGCCGCCGGCAGGGTGGTCACCGGCAGCCATGATCACACTGTTAGG GTTTACCGTCTGGAGGACTCGTGCTGCCTCTTCACCCTGCAAGGTCATTCGGGGGGGATCACCGCCATTTACATCGACCAG ACCATGGCCCTGGCGAGCGGCGGCCAGGACGGCGCCATCTGCCTGTGGGACGTCCTGAGTGGCAACCGCGTCCACCATGTTTATGGGCACCGTGGCGATGTCACCTCACTGGTGTGCACCACGTCGTGTGTCATCAGCTCGGGACTGGAGGACCTCATCTGTGTTTGGGATCGCAACACGGCAATCAAGCTCTACTCCATCCAGCAG GAAGCGGGCTGCGGCGCCAGTCTGGGTCTCATCTCAGAGTCTCTCCTGGTGACAGGTGGCTTGGGCTGCGTCTCCTTCTGGGACCTCAACTACGGCGACCTCATCCAGACGGTCTACTTGGGTCCGAGCAGTGACGGGCAAGGCGTGCGCCAGCTGCTGGTGCTGGACAATGCCGCCATTGTGTGCGACTTTGGCAGCGAGCTGAGTCTGGTCTATGTGCCCTCAGTACTGGAGAAACTGGATTGA